The genomic region TGCGTGCGAGCGGGCTCAGGCCCTGGGCCAGCAGGCTCTTCAGCTCCACGCTGGCGCTCTCGGGCTCCGGCGCGAGGTCCTTACGGAGGCGCCGTTTGAGCACGTCGCCGCGCGCGAAGAGGGTCACGACGCTGGCGGAGAAGGCGGCCAGCGCCCCGGCGGCGAGCAGCGAAGCGGCGAAGAGGGTGGGCTCGAGGCGCACGGTCGTCTCACACGTCGATGCGGATCATCTGCTTCATCCAGAGGAACCCGGCGGCCCAGAGGAGGCAGGCGGTCCCCAGGATCCGCTGGCCGAGGGGATCCGCCACGAGCGGCTTCAGGTACCCGGGGTTGATGAGCTGCAGCAGCAAGGCCATCAGGAGGGGAAGGAGCCCGAGGACCAGGGCCGACGCGCGCCCCTCGGCGGTGAGCGCCCGGAGCTTGCCCTGGAAACGGTAACGCGCCCGGATCGTCTCGGCGATGTTGGACAAGATCTCGGCCAGGTTGCCGCCGGTCTCCTTCTGGATGATGGTCGAGATGGCGAAGATCTTGAGGTCGCCGTTCCCCGGCGCCCTGCCCGCCATCTGGAGCACGGCCTGCTCCAGGCTGAGCCCCAGCTTCTGCTCCTCGAAGGCGCGGCCGAACTCCACGCTGACGGGCTCCGGCATCTCGGTGGCGACGATCCGGAACGAACCCGAGATGGCGTGCCCCGCCCTGAGCGAGCGCGCCATCATCTCGAGCGCCTCCGGGAGCTGCTCCGAGATCTTGCGGCTGCGGCGGTCCCGGGCGATGTCCAGGAACAGGAAGGGCAGGCAGACCCCGCCGGCGCAGGACAGGATCGTGAGGAACGGACCCAGCCGGAGCGCCACGCCTGCCACCAGCGCGGCGAGCCCGCTCAGCGCGGCGTACCCGAGCAACTGCGCGACGGTGACCCGCGAGTAGGTCTGCTCGAGCAGCTGCGCCAGCCGCGGCGCCCAGGTGGTGTGGCGGAGCATTTGGTCGAGCCCGGGGTTGGAGGCGAAGCGCGCCTCCCGAAGCAGGGCGGACTCCCCTGGCAGCCCCTCGCCGAGCGTCTGCAGCCGCCGGCGCAAGGCGCCGCTGCGCCGATCGTCCCAGTAGCGCCAGGCCTGGCGAGCGGCCTCCACGACCGCCACCAGCGCCAGCGCGAGGAGGAGGATGAAGAGCTGTTGCATTCAGCGCCCCAGGTGCTTCGCGAGCTCCTTCGCCGGGTCCACCCCGGCGCGCTCGATTCGGTCCATGACGCGGGGGCGGATCCCGCAGGAGACGAACCGCCCCAGGACCTTCCCCGTCGCGTCCACGCCCTTCTGGTCGAAGCGGTAGACCTCCTGCATCGTGATGGTGTTGCCTTCGCTGCCGGTGATCTCGGTCACGCTCGTGAGCCGTCGGCGCCCGTCGCTGCCACGCGTGAGCTGGACGACGATCTGGATGGCGCGGGAGATCATCTGGTGCGTCGACTGCTCGGACAGCGGCACCCCCGCCATGCCGATCATCGCCTCGAGGCGAGTGAGCGCGTCGCGCGGCCCGTTGGCGTGGATGGTCGTCATCGAGCCCTCGTGGCCCGTGTTCATGGCCTGGAGCATGTCGAGCACCTCGGCGCCGCGGACCTCGCCGATGACGATCCGGTCGGGCCGCATGCGGAGGCTGTTCCGGACCAGGTCGCGGGCCATGACCTCGCCCCTCCCCTCCACGTTGGGGGGCCGCGTCTCCAAGCGGACCACGTGCGGCTGCTGCAGCTGGAGCTCCGCCGAGTCCTCGATGGTGACGATGCGCTCGGTGGGTGGAATGAAGGCGGAGAGCGCGTTCAGCATCGTGGTCTTGCCGGTGCCGGTGCCGCCGCTCACCAGTATGTTCACCTTCGCGTGGACGCACGCGGCCAGGAAGCCGATGGCCTCCTCCGTCAGGGCGCCCAGCGCCAGGAGGTCGGCGACGCGCAGCGGTCGGACGCCGAACCGCCGGATGGAGAGGATAGGCCCGTCGATGGCGAGCGGCGGGATGATGGCGTTGACGCGGGAGCCGTCCGGCAGGCGCGCGTCCACCATCGGCGAGGTCTCGTCGATGCGCCGCCCGACGCGAGAGACGATCCGGCCGATGACGCGGAGCAGGTGATCGTCGGAGTCGAAGCGGACGCGCGTCAGCTCGAGCTTGCCCCCGCGCTCGATGTAGACCGTGCTGAAGGTGTTGACGAGGATGTCCGAGATGCCGGGATCCGCGAGCAGCGGCTCCAGCGGGCCCAGCCCGGTCACCTCGTCCAGGAGCTCCTGGATCATCCGCTCGCGCTCGGGCTGGTTGAGCGGAAGGCGGGTGTCTGCCACGACCACGGCGAGCGTGGCGCGGAGATCCTCCCGCAAGCGCTCGGGCGTGAGCTTCTGGAGCGTCTCGAGGTCGAGCTTGTCGATGAGGCGGCGATGCAGCTCCCCCTTCAGCTTGTGGAAGGCCTCGGAGGGCTCGCCCGCTTCTCCGGCGACCCGCGCGCTGCCCTGCTTGAGCCGCTCACTGAGCTGCATGGTCGATCCTCCCGAACAGCTTGTGGAAGATCGAGCGGCGGGGCGCGCCCGCGGCCGCACGCGGCGCGAGCCGCTCCGCGAGCGCGCGGACGTCGCGGACCAGCTCCGACCGCGGCGCCGCCTCGAGCAGCAGGGCGCCGGCGCGGATGGCCCGCTCCAGGGCCGGATAGTCGTTCCCGATGGTGGCCTCCACGGGCGCGCCGACCGTCTCGGCGATGACCCTGAGGGTGATGTCCGAGCTCCGCTGGAAGCGGTTCAGCACGAGCAGGACCTTCCCTGGCGGGTAGCCGAGCCGGCCGAGCAGCTCCACGTAGCGGTGGGCGTCACGCACCGCCGGCACCTCCTGCGTGAGCACCAGCAGGATGCGGTCGGCGGCGTCGAGGGCGGCGAGCGAGAGGTCGTCGAAGCCGCGGAGCCCGTCCACGATCACGTGCCGGTAGTGCTGTCGGAGGAACCCCAACAAGGCGGGGATATGGCGGGGCTCGACGCGATCCGCCTCCTGGAGCTTCTCGCTCTGGGCGAGCACCTCGAGCCCCGAGCGGTGGCGCAGGATGGCCGAGCCCAGCAGCTCGCGATCGAGCCGCCCCAGGTTCCCGAGCACGTCGCTGATGGAGTACCCGCCCGACACGTCGAGGAACCCGAGCACGTCCCCCTTGTGGACGTCCAGGTCGAGGACGCAGACCCGCGCTTCGGGACCGTGCAGCACGCCGGCCAGGTTGACCGAAAGCGCGGTGGCGCCCACGCCTCCCTTCGCCGCCAGCACCACGGTGACCTGGCCGAGCCCCTTCGCCACCGGCGGCCGCACCTGCTCGCGGAGGGCGCGCTGGAGGCGCTCCTCCTCTCCGGCAACGAGGAACTCGTGCGCCCCGGCCCGCATCGCGTGGAGGATGAGGTCGGCGTCCTTCTTGCCGCCGAGGACGATGACCCTCGCGCCCGCCGCGGAGAGCGTCGCGATCAGCTCGAAGCCGGCCTGTGGGTCGCGCTCGAGCGACACGACCGCCGCGCACGGCGCTCCGGCCGAGAGATGGTGGCGAGCCCGGGTGGACTCCTCGGCGGACTCGAAGGGCGCCTCGGGGAGGGCGGCGCGAAGTCCCGCTTCGGTTCCGGCCGCGACCCCGACGAGCAGGATGGTCCCGTTTTCCACGGCGCCTCCTCAATGCGTGAAGCCGCGCGGACCCGCCGCGCCTCGGCTGTCGCCCGGAGCCTCGGTCACGTCCACCGGGCTGCCGTCGAGGCCGAGCAGGAAGAGCTGCGCGTCGCTGGGATCGTTGAGCTCGAAGTCGGTCGGCAGGTGCGGCGCCTCGTGCGGCGCCACCGGCTCGGCAAGCCGCGCCGTCACGAGCACCAACAGCTCGGTCTCGTCTCGCCGGAACTGCGTCGAGCGGAAGAGCGCCCCCAGGATCGGGATCTGCCCCAGCACGGGCACGCGATCGATGGTGGACCGCACCCGGTCCGACAGCAGCCCGGCGATGGCGAAGCTCTGGCCGTCGCCGAGCCGGACCGTGGTCTCGCTCTGGCGCGAGGTGAGCCCCGGGATGGTGGTGCCCCCCACGCTGACCGCGAGCGAATTGTCGATGTCGCTCACCTCCGCCTTCAGCTTGAGGTGGATGGTGTTGCTGGCGATCACCGTGGGCGTGAAGTTGAGGACGATACCGAACTTCTTCCACTCGACCGCGACCTGGCCGAAGGTGGAGGCGAGCGGGATGGGCAGCTCTCCGCCAGCGAGGAACTGCGCCTCCTGTCCGGTGAGCGTCACGAGAGTCGGCTCCGCGAGCGTCTTCGCGAGGCCGTTCGACTCGA from Anaeromyxobacter paludicola harbors:
- a CDS encoding type II secretion system F family protein, yielding MQQLFILLLALALVAVVEAARQAWRYWDDRRSGALRRRLQTLGEGLPGESALLREARFASNPGLDQMLRHTTWAPRLAQLLEQTYSRVTVAQLLGYAALSGLAALVAGVALRLGPFLTILSCAGGVCLPFLFLDIARDRRSRKISEQLPEALEMMARSLRAGHAISGSFRIVATEMPEPVSVEFGRAFEEQKLGLSLEQAVLQMAGRAPGNGDLKIFAISTIIQKETGGNLAEILSNIAETIRARYRFQGKLRALTAEGRASALVLGLLPLLMALLLQLINPGYLKPLVADPLGQRILGTACLLWAAGFLWMKQMIRIDV
- a CDS encoding AAA family ATPase codes for the protein MENGTILLVGVAAGTEAGLRAALPEAPFESAEESTRARHHLSAGAPCAAVVSLERDPQAGFELIATLSAAGARVIVLGGKKDADLILHAMRAGAHEFLVAGEEERLQRALREQVRPPVAKGLGQVTVVLAAKGGVGATALSVNLAGVLHGPEARVCVLDLDVHKGDVLGFLDVSGGYSISDVLGNLGRLDRELLGSAILRHRSGLEVLAQSEKLQEADRVEPRHIPALLGFLRQHYRHVIVDGLRGFDDLSLAALDAADRILLVLTQEVPAVRDAHRYVELLGRLGYPPGKVLLVLNRFQRSSDITLRVIAETVGAPVEATIGNDYPALERAIRAGALLLEAAPRSELVRDVRALAERLAPRAAAGAPRRSIFHKLFGRIDHAAQ
- a CDS encoding CpaF family protein, which codes for MQLSERLKQGSARVAGEAGEPSEAFHKLKGELHRRLIDKLDLETLQKLTPERLREDLRATLAVVVADTRLPLNQPERERMIQELLDEVTGLGPLEPLLADPGISDILVNTFSTVYIERGGKLELTRVRFDSDDHLLRVIGRIVSRVGRRIDETSPMVDARLPDGSRVNAIIPPLAIDGPILSIRRFGVRPLRVADLLALGALTEEAIGFLAACVHAKVNILVSGGTGTGKTTMLNALSAFIPPTERIVTIEDSAELQLQQPHVVRLETRPPNVEGRGEVMARDLVRNSLRMRPDRIVIGEVRGAEVLDMLQAMNTGHEGSMTTIHANGPRDALTRLEAMIGMAGVPLSEQSTHQMISRAIQIVVQLTRGSDGRRRLTSVTEITGSEGNTITMQEVYRFDQKGVDATGKVLGRFVSCGIRPRVMDRIERAGVDPAKELAKHLGR